From a region of the Candidatus Neptunochlamydia vexilliferae genome:
- a CDS encoding helix-turn-helix domain-containing protein, protein MLIRKSFQFRLYPTKKQKRLLQECLNECRWL, encoded by the coding sequence ATGTTAATCCGCAAGTCCTTTCAATTCAGACTGTATCCGACTAAGAAACAAAAGAGGTTGCTGCAGGAGTGTCTAAACGAGTGCAGATGGCTCT